A single window of Dendropsophus ebraccatus isolate aDenEbr1 chromosome 5, aDenEbr1.pat, whole genome shotgun sequence DNA harbors:
- the LOC138792718 gene encoding lens fiber major intrinsic protein, with protein MWEFRSFSFWRAVFAEFFGTMFYVFFGLGASLKWAAGPANVLLIALAFGLVMATMVQSIGHVSGAHINPAVTFAFLIGSQMSLFRAIFYIAAQLLGAVAGAAVLYGVTPAAIRGNMALNTLHPGVSIGQATTVEIFLTLQFVLCIFATYDERRNGRLGSVSLAIGFSLTLGHLFGLYYTGASMNPARSFAPAVLTRNFTNHWVYWVGPIIGGALGGLVYDFILFPRMRGLSERLSILKGARPAEPENQQEATGEPIELKTQSL; from the exons ATGTGGGAATTCCGCTCCTTCTCCTTTTGGAGAGCGGTTTTTGCTGAATTCTTTGGTACCATGTTCTATGTTTTCTTTGGCTTGGGTGCATCTCTAAAGTGGGCTGCTGGACCAGCTAATGTTTTGCTTATAGCATTAGCATTTGGTCTTGTTATGGCCACTATGGTCCAATCTATTGGCCATGTTAGCGGTGCTCACATTAACCCAGCTGTTACCTTTGCTTTTCTCATCGGCTCACAGATGTCCCTCTTCCGTGCCATTTTTTACATTGCAGCACAACTGCTGGGAGCGGTGGCTGGAGCTGCCGTTCTGTATGGTGTCACTCCTGCGGCAATCCGTGGCAACATGGCTCTCAATACG CTTCATCCCGGTGTGAGCATTGGTCAGGCAACAACAGTGGAGATTTTCCTTACCCTGCAGTTTGTACTTTGTATTTTTGCCACCTATGATGAAAGGAGAAATGGACGCCTGGGCTCTGTATCTTTGGCTATTGGATTCTCCCTGACTTTAGGACACCTGTTTGGG CTTTACTATACTGGAGCTAGTATGAATCCTGCAAGATCATTTGCTCCAGCTGTACTCACAAGAAACTTTACCAACCACTGG GTCTACTGGGTTGGTCCTATCATCGGTGGAGCACTTGGAGGTCTAGTGTACGACTTTATTCTCTTTCCAAGAATGAGGGGGCTTTCCGAGAGACTTTCAATCCTTAAAGGAGCACGGCCTGCTGAGCCTGAAAACCAGCAAGAAGCAACGGGGGAACCTATAGAGTTAAAAACACAATCCCTATAA